The proteins below are encoded in one region of Streptomyces roseirectus:
- the hemW gene encoding radical SAM family heme chaperone HemW — protein MPSVLPDGEPVPDDGALPAAALAGGAERPLGFYLHVPYCATRCGYCDFNTYTATELRGTGGVLASRDNYADTLIDEIRLARKVLGDDPREVRTVFVGGGTPTLLAAADLVRMLGAIRDEFGLAADAEVTTEANPETVDPAYLAELRAGGFNRVSFGMQSARPHVLRILDRTHTPGRPEACVREAHDAGFEHVNLDLIYGTPGESDDDWRASLDAALGAGPDHISAYALIVEEGTQLARRIRRGEVPMTDDDVHADRYLMTESALSDAGFAWYEVSNWATSEAARCLHNELYWRGADWWGAGPGAHSHVGGVRWWNVKHPGAYAAALAGGKSPGAGRELLSEEDRRVERILLELRLREGVPLDLLHQSGTTAAHHALSTGLLEPGPYDAGRAVLTLRGRLLADAVVRDLVD, from the coding sequence ATGCCTTCCGTACTTCCCGACGGGGAACCCGTACCCGACGACGGCGCGCTGCCCGCTGCCGCGCTCGCCGGGGGCGCGGAGCGTCCGCTCGGCTTCTACCTGCACGTTCCGTACTGCGCGACGCGGTGCGGGTACTGCGACTTCAACACGTACACCGCGACCGAGCTGCGGGGCACGGGAGGCGTCCTGGCGTCGCGGGACAACTACGCGGACACGCTGATCGACGAGATCCGGCTCGCCCGCAAGGTCCTCGGGGACGATCCGCGCGAGGTGCGGACCGTGTTCGTCGGCGGGGGCACGCCCACGCTGCTCGCCGCCGCCGACCTCGTCCGGATGCTCGGCGCGATCCGGGACGAGTTCGGGCTCGCGGCCGACGCGGAGGTCACCACCGAGGCGAACCCCGAGACCGTCGACCCCGCCTACCTCGCCGAGCTGCGCGCGGGCGGGTTCAACCGGGTGTCGTTCGGGATGCAGAGCGCCCGGCCGCACGTCCTGCGGATCCTCGACCGCACGCACACGCCGGGGCGGCCGGAGGCGTGCGTGCGGGAAGCCCACGACGCCGGGTTCGAGCACGTCAACCTCGACCTCATCTACGGCACGCCCGGCGAGTCCGACGACGACTGGCGGGCCTCCCTCGACGCGGCCCTCGGCGCCGGGCCCGACCACATCAGCGCGTACGCCCTCATCGTCGAGGAGGGCACGCAGCTCGCGCGGCGGATCCGGCGGGGGGAGGTGCCCATGACCGACGACGACGTCCACGCCGACCGCTACCTCATGACCGAGTCGGCGCTCTCCGACGCCGGGTTCGCCTGGTACGAGGTGTCCAACTGGGCCACGTCCGAGGCCGCGCGGTGCCTGCACAACGAGCTGTACTGGCGCGGCGCGGACTGGTGGGGCGCCGGGCCCGGTGCCCACTCCCATGTGGGCGGCGTCCGCTGGTGGAACGTGAAGCACCCCGGCGCGTACGCGGCGGCGCTGGCCGGCGGGAAGTCGCCGGGGGCCGGCCGCGAACTCCTCTCCGAGGAGGACCGCCGCGTCGAACGCATCCTCCTCGAACTCCGCCTCCGCGAGGGCGTCCCCCTCGACCTCCTCCACCAGTCCGGCACCACCGCCGCCCACCACGCCCTCTCCACCGGCCTCCTGGAACCGGGTCCCTACGACGCCGGCCGCGCCGTACTGACACTGCGGGGCCGACTGCTGGCGGACGCGGTGGTCAGAGACCTGGTGGACTGA